A section of the Sebastes fasciatus isolate fSebFas1 chromosome 21, fSebFas1.pri, whole genome shotgun sequence genome encodes:
- the c21h18orf63 gene encoding uncharacterized protein C18orf63 homolog isoform X1 gives MSGGVQQSSMFFLSLPDLKKLCCVTLTLQEDAEELRSKQIKTCRELVLLYSDILASPALDSFTDITAVMAMSFFQKGILQVFGQRRSLQLGCPQCVFPGVLQCCLSYSLITRLAPRWNKAGLYLITGKDFLTESGRLNAVSTELSTSEGQLCISIEANTVRLPPTRLEDFNLSPLVLRRFCSDPDSVLDHTSTGGAIWCHVLPSMKKGQIITITRQLPRDGPFRTYRDLQNHWNRLYGYRLPDVAEEEVVYCSVYFRLVGERLFTYPLSCVRLQPVQRCPRVDMQGALGSFLSDISDRLQSVCGFPARLTSKPRYHTVSLSTAATVQVSSGEQINLTTSSSIRPVLTQLPPPRPVKLSFGSQPPSWAPLSQQDRAQRLLGNGCGFRSSLTQSQGCRGDGDWPSSSSSFSDSSGSALSLSSSSSLPLFQPASSLPSSSSSSFVLPPHPPPTQSPTPKLVPIFKNKSPSRHINVALLRLQKHREQLIRGEEERGRVTLPAFRRKTPTTSSSSSVSSLSAASFPNPPPLIIPRFIRRPKPHGGTAPQPAGHPRLKHIPSLSPASKSKPGLILAPKPEIKPKPKSSLKTNEKSSSESNAAANSSCKVKERATKHPSAAPPEPPPPPSSDISNKDTSSSSSSSSRRVVFESKPKKHRSAIQDVDVEQVARSNQLSKLKSATLLAWLRGRGVLVSAKHKKEELMLKVMGCLAEA, from the exons ATGTCGTTTTTCCAGAAAGGCATCCTCCAAGTGTTCGGACAGAGACGCAGTCTGCAG ctgggatgtcctcagtgtgtgtttccaggtgtcctccagtgttgtCTGTCCTACTCTCTGATCACCCGACTGGCTCCCCGCTGGAATAAAGCAGGACTCTACCTCATCACTG GAAAAGACTTCCTGACGGAGAGCGGGAGGCTCAACGCTGTCA gcacGGAGCTGAGCACCAGCGAGGGCCAACTGTGCATCAGTATTGAAGCCAACACAGTCAGACTGCCACCAACCAGA CTGGAGGACTTTAACCTCTCTCCGTTAGTGCTGAGGAGGTTCTGCAGTGATCCTGACTCCGTCCTCGACCACACCTCCACCGGGGGAGCCATCTGGTGTCACGTACTGCCCAG caTGAAGAAAGGTCAGATTATCACCATCACCCGTCAGCTGCCCAGAGACGGCCCATTCAGGACCTACAGAGACCTGCAGAACCACTGGAACCGCCTG tACGGCTACAGACTCCCTGATGTTGCAGAAGAAGAGGTGGTGTACTGCAGCGTCTACTTCAGACTAGTGGGAGAGAGACTCTTCAC CTACCCTCTGAGCTGTGTCCGCCTGCAGCCGGTGCAGCGCTGCCCTCGCGTCGACATGCAGGGGGCGCTGGGCTCCTTTCTGTCTGACATCAGCGACAGGCTGCAGAGCGTTTGCGGCTTCCCCGCACGTCTGACCAGCAAACCCCGTTACCACACAGTCAGTCTGAGCACTGCTGCAACAGTGCAG gtGTCGAGTGGGGAGCAGATCAACTtgaccacctcctcctccatcaggcCGGTCCTCACCCAGCTCCCTCCTCCCCGACCTGTGAAGCTCTCCTTCGGGTCACAGCCTCCATCCTGGGCCCCTCTCTCCCAGCAGGACAGAGCCCAGAGGCTTCTGGGTAACGGATGTGGATTTAGGAGCAGTCTGACACAAAGTCAAGGGTGCAGAGGAGACGGAGACTGGCCTTCAtcgtcctcctccttttctGATTCCTCGGGTtcagctctttctctctcctcttcctcttctctcccacTCTTCCAGCCAGCTTCatccctcccctcttcctcctcctcctccttcgtcctccctcctcatcctcctccaacTCAAAGCCCGACTCCCAAACTGGTTCCCATCTTCAAGAACAAGTCTCCATCTCGCCACATCAACGTCGCCCTGCTGCGGCTCCAGAAGCACAGGGAGCAGCTGattagaggagaggaggagagggggagggtaACACTACCTGCCTTTAGGAGGAAGACTCccaccacttcttcttcttcttctgtttcttctCTGTCAGCTGCGTCCTTCCCAAATCCTCCTCCGCTAATCATTCCTCGCTTCATCCGTCGTCCCAAACCTCATGGCGGCACCGCTCCTCAGCCAGCGGGTCACCCCAGACTCAAGCACATCCCCAGCCTCAGCCCTGCGTCCAAGTCCAAACCCGGGCTCATACTCGCTCCAAAGCCTGAGATCAAGCCTAAACCCAAGTCCAGCCTCAAAACCAACGAGAAGTCCAGCTCTGAAAGCAACGCTGCTGCTAACTCCAGCTGTAAAGTGAAGGAAAGAGCAACAAAACATCCCTCAGCTGCACCACCCgagcctcctccacctccatcttCTGATATCTCCAACAAAGACacgtccagcagcagcagcagcagcagtcgg agagtTGTGTTTGAATCAAAACCAAAGAAACACAGATCAGCGATACAAGACGTTGACGTGGAGCAAGTGGCCAGAAGCAACCAG tTGTCAAAGCTGAAATCTGCGACTCTGTTGGCCTGGTTGAGAGGAAGAGGGGTGCTCGTCAGTGCCAAACACAAGAAGGAGGAGCTGATGCTGAAGGTCATGGGCTGTCTGGCCGAggcctga